The genome window AGCAGGGAAGGAGGAGGGGGTTAACTCTCATCCGTATTATTcacatatttctcttttttctctctctctctttctctccctcatTCTATTCCGTCCAAAGACATGGATGGAATCGCATACATACAAGCTTTGGAATGGATCGAAGGGAGAACGTGATGGAATTTCGGTCCCTACTCTCAAAAAAATCCCATCGCGATAGCTTACAGATGAGAATTGTTTCCCACGGTTTTAAGTGCATAATATGTTGACGGCAACACTTGACTTTTAATACCACCCGTCTTGTTTGCCGGAGCGGGCCGTACCCCAGCCAGCTCGCCTTCTATCCagggcggaaaaaaaaatgatattgcagGTATGTGAAGGTGGGGTATTCGGCATAGAACACACAAAGTTCGAACCTGACTTGAGGTTGCTGTAGTTATCAAAGATCTGCTTGCCTTTCACACGTCGCATGTGGTTTTGTtgatattcttcttcttgtgtgtgtgtgtgtgtgtgtgttttttttttgggggggggggggtgggggttgcaTGGGGTCTTATTTACTAACTTCTGTATTTCCTTTCTCTTCATGATAAGAACTGTCATTTTGAGAAATAAAAATGGAGCAATGGTGTTTCTTACAGAAAAGGTTGTCGGGAGATGATCGGACAACAATTACCAACGTTAAAAGGCATGCAGATGTTGAGTTTGTTcattacaaacaaacacaaaaaagggCAGAAAACAAAAAGGTATAAGATTTGATCTTTTGACTCTTGTTACCCACTGCCAGTTTGTGAGGACGTAACTAAAAGAGGGGTAGAATCAGGGTAAAGCCAAACACGCtgcaaaacacacaaaccacaCTCGCCCACCACCACCTCCTTGGACCCATCATGGACCTATCGAGCTGATCGAGCGCTGTGTTTGAACATAGATAAGGGAGGCTTGTTCGGGCATATTATAAGATGAGCGCAGTGCACGTTCAAGATTTATCAGCTCGTGTGCCGGACccattgaaatatatatataaatatatatataaaactccCTCCGTGTTTGATTTTCCCATGGTCTCTTTGCAAACAACAACCTTAAAGAGCCTACAAATACCTTGAGCAAGTATAATACGAGACATCGCTCACGAATACACGAGTATGGTTGACATGGCTTCTATCTTTATgcaggtttaaaaaaaaaaagataacataaaatgaaatcacCTAATTGATAATTCTCAGCATCAAATCGAACGAAACCATTAGAATCTTTTCAGAACAAGCTTGAAGAGACACAACGATGTACCTATTAGCATATTGACTCCTGTtcgataaaaaagaaaagaaaaatcgatTACCAAGAATTACCTGTATCAGGATCGGCGTATTGACTTGTTTTCTGATTGCGAACCACCTTCAAAGCAATACAAGTTTGGGATATGAGCGGTGCTTGGCCGTATACTAACAGTTATGATACAtcaaattatatattatatataatataattatacatgtgaTTGTGTGTGCGTGGTTGTGTAGGTAGTAACGAGAAAAACACATTAAATTGTAAATATTGATTTCATGGAGGTTTACACCTGAGATTTCCAGTGTTAACACCAATAGTCTCAAACGTCAGACATGTACCAATATGCCTGACGGGGTGTGAGCCTTTGGATAGCCCCGTGCGCTTTCATAATTTCAGGGTATTAGCTTCAGCTTAGAAGTTGTTTACCAGAGTGATGACAATAGGAAATAATACGCGAATAGTGGTGAACGTGTTTCGGACTTCCCGATATTCAACTTGTTCCCACGGTAAAGGACCAGTTTGGCTGCCTCAGCCTTTTACTGGGTGCGATTTGCATACGATTGTGGTTACTCGCTCGCTTCATCAAtttatctttctcttcttctttttttttttctactttttctgcCCTTTTCTTCGAGTTCTgctttcttctctccctctctttctttctctcccatGACTTGTGCGTACGAGACAGCCGTCGCAGCATAACGCGAACGGCGTGCCACGACACGGTGCAAGCaccggtttttttttctcctcgtGTACTGCATGCATAGCGATGCACTTGTTCCTCTACCACTGCATGCCGAGCGACAGGTGGGCGGAGCTTACTGTCACCTGTACGCACGAGGCAATAACGGCACGTGCTAATAGAGAAGGAGTGAGACGTCCACCCTGCGCCCGATGCCTTCGCAAAGTCAGCCTCCCATATCGAAACATCACGCGACCGAGCAACCAATGAGAGTACCTACCTGAACTCAGCGGACCAATCAGCGACCGATAAAAATGTTCTCTTTCTGTGAGTGACTTGGGTTTGCAGCATGTCGCGAGACGCCATAAATCTACACGGGACAATCTATTGTTGTGTCGAGGAATGTCAATTCGGAGCTTTATGGGGCGCATTAAGTCGGTCTGTGGGAACATCGTTCGTTCGCAATTCACACGAGAAGGAAAGCGTGAGGGGTTACTTATCAGCACACGACGAAGGTGAATTCCATCAGATACAGACGAAGCTCAGTCGTGAGGGACAACCGCTCTCACACTCTCGTGCGAGACTTCGCTCCAGCACTCGAATCACTAGTGGCTCGCGCACATCACCCGCGTGCCTACTGAACCGACCGAGTGACCAACGACCAGCTTCTGCGTAGAACACTTTGGAAAAATAACTTGCCTTGGCTTTTAGTGTGCTGTCGCTCACTGCTCATCATCCTTTCCGTGATTATTTACTGTCTTCCCGTTTGGATTTACTATTCATCATGCCTGTGGATACCAAGCCAAAGATTCATGAAGGCCGAAAGGTACTTTTtcagcttcattttttttcctctttctagtCATGTTTAGTTTTTAGTTGCCTAATTCATCAGTTCATTTAAAATTCAATTTCTCGAGAGAGCTTGGCGCCGGCTTGCATCACCATCACGAACAGGTTTCTTCTTGCGGATTGAGTTCCAGTTGTGGCGACAGTTGACAGGTTGTCATAGTGATGATGCTCAGCTTGATTCACATTGTATATCTCGATTATTTATGCGAGTATTAAGTAATGATCTATTGCTCTCTCACCATGCTCACCATCGTAATGGTTAGTTTACTTGATTTTTCTCTTGTAACCaaatatttctcttcttttcttgcCAACAGTCTTCCAAGCCGCTGATGGAGAAGCGGAGACGTGCTAGAATTAACGACAGCCTTTCACAACTCAAGTCGCTCATTTTGGAAGCTACCAACAAGGATGTAAGTATCTGGGAGTTTTTATTCCTTAGCCACTTCCAAAGGTTGGACAATTAATTTCTTAtaaattcaaacattttcattaaccTTTTCTCCAACATCAATGTCGCTGCAACATATCCCCATTTCTTGAAATTTTTCCACTTCCTTCGTTCACTGTTCCACTGTTCATGCCCACTGAATTGTACTATCTACTTTCACTATTAACTGGAAGTCACATAGCCGTCCCCATTTCTTGAAATTTTTACACTTCCTTCGTTCACTGTTCCACTGTTCATGCCCACTGAATTGTACTATCTACTTTCAATATTAACTGGAAGTCATATAGCCAGTGATATAAGGGGGCTTCCCTTCAAAATGACGCGGGTATAGTACTAGCATGACTAGTATTGAGGaatggtgtaaaaaaaaagaataatgaaaatCCCTTTTCCGCAAAGCTATAGGCGATTTCGCAATAACCGTCCTTGTGTATTCGTGCATGCGCTGTTTGGTGTGATGATAAACAGCGAATGCTGACGGTAAAAACATCAGAGGAAGTTtagtgtggatttttttttttgttgattcgCGCGCGATTTGCGTATAAAACTGCACGCTTCAAACGACCATTCTTAAATGGGTATGTTTCCATGGGagcaagtggggggggggggatttctcCTTATTAGTTTTATTCGTCTCCCAAGTACAAGTGggcttttttgttctttctttcttttttggtttttgttgtgacaattctttttcttcttcctcacgAAACTATGACTGTTAATGGGCAATGGTCGTctcgtttattttgttttattttctgcacGCATCTGTCCAGCTCGCTCCATACAAAGTTGCAGTTGTAGAaggattataataataacaattaaaaaaaaaaccatccaATTGGCCCATGTGCATATCTCATCTTGATTCTCTGTATGTGCAACATTCCTAAACCTTATATTCTATACTGCTTGGGATAATGTGCTGTCGGGTATGAAGGAGGGAGCGCGCCAAAATCATTCGGAAAATCCCGCGTATAGTGGTCATCTAAATAGACCGGCTTAAGAAACGCACTTTATCGATCCGCCCATTTTTGCCCGCCTGTTCAGGATAGGAGCGACGAGCTTTTGGCAAATTGTTCCTTCTGCGAAATGAACGGATGGAATGGAGCGACTGATGTAATCCGAAACTCGTGAGAATAGTCGGTGATGTGTAGTCACCTCCCCGGGAGCGCACGCGACCCGCCGACTAAAGTACCCGCGACACCCTTGTCTCCGTTGTCATTCCATTACCACAGCTCATTTAggcaccccaccccaccccacccgaTCTCCCTGGTCTCTCCTCccattcattctctctctctctcctcgaTCTCTCAAATTCCATCGCACCTCTATCTTTTTGCACTGCTCActaatcatttatttttattaatgTAATATCTATATACTATTTTGATGtgcattggatttttttttttgtgtgtgtgtgtgtgagtgtgtggttGAAAGTCTGATAGTTTGGAAAATCTTAAAATTGCCTTATGGAAAAGTAGAATACTGGTCAAGGATTCATACTTAAATTGAGGAACAAGATGATTTCTGAGCACTTTTATCTTAAAAAAGCTCTTTGTGTCCCACAACCATCAACTGAAATGAAACTTTATCTTCAGCCTTTTTATAATTATAATGGAGAAATGGGATTATCGCCTGTCACGGCTCCATTACCCCTtgcccctcctctcccccaccctaCGTGGTGGTGAACCTCATTATTCTGTTTGACCACCAGCCCATTGCTGCTGATTGGATGGGTGGCGATCGATCGCGCACGTGGCGCGTAAGTCAAATTTGCACGAAGATGGAGACAGAAAGAGCTCATAGAAAATCCCCCACATGTAAGAAGAATCTCTCCTCGCCTTCCATTGTTGGGCAATGCGGCCAAGTACCGCTGGGGTCTTTTCCTTTGTCTCCTATATAACGAGCGTGTCATCACCGACGCATTTGCGAGACACCCCCTCTCCATAACCCTCTCCTTGTGCTCACCCATCCATAATCGTTGAATTTTAGCGCGTGTTTTCAAAAAGGGTTTCCCGCTCCTAAAACACACCGTCTTGACCATgtctttgtcttctttgtttCCTTACGCAGAGCTCCAGACATTCCAAGCTCGAGAAAGCAGACATCTTGGAAATGACTGTAAAGCATCTGAGGACGGTACAGAGGAACCATTTAGCAGGTAGGCTACATATCTCATTTCCCTTCTGTGTTGTCGATGTTTTAGTGTTGCTTGTCGAAATTTAAGAATAGCAAAATATAGAAATGGTGTGAAACGAGTGAAAGtgtaatgtataattttgaGGAGGTAAAAACCCTTAACAATGTGTAGCTGACGTCACATGCTTGCATTTTCTTCCGATACAGTCAATGTATTAGGTGATGCTTTGGTAATATTTAATTCCATCTTCTCTTTGAATTTGTATGAATTTAACGGCAAATTTTTGTCAGAGTGAGAAAGagattacatttttttatgtGTGCCTGATGTGAATGCGCTAACATCTAACGTCCGAATTCATTATTTAATTTTCCACAGCTCCTCGCGCTTCCGATCCCAGCACCGTGAGTCGGTTTCGCCAAGGCTACAGCGAGTGCATTCACGAGGTCGCCCGTTTCTTCACAAACATCGAGAATATGGGCAATGCCGACATGCGCCTCTCTCTCATCAACCATCTCGCCAACTGCTGCAATCCTCCAACATCTTCATCGCCACCCGCTACGCAACCATCACCACCGACATCGCCGGTGTCTGTGTCGCCCATCGCACCTCTCCACGTCGGCCAGCCAACGGTCACGGTGCCTTCGCCGGCCATCGCGGCTGCCGCTGTCAACCCTGCCCTTCAGGGGTCCCAGCCAGTAAAAGTGCAGATCTCTCCCGCCGGAACAGTAACGACGTCCACTGCGTTGACAACCACAACGAACATCGCCGCCTCGCCCGTCCAACAGCAATTTGTGCAACACCACATCGAGGCCATGAGCCCCACTGCTACAAACACTGTTGCCGCTGCCACGCCCGCTCAGGTCGTGTCGGGAATTCCTGTCGGGATTCCAGGAACACTCCCCTCCGGTGAAATCACGCTGGTGCTACCTCCTCAGGCTCTTGCCGGTGGGCAGCTGCCGAGCCATTTCATTCCGGTGTACGCTCAAAGCCTTGCTTCTCCAACAATATCGCCAGCTACTGCGTCGGGACCCATCTCTGCCGAATCGCCCAAGGCCTACGCTCAGGTCCACTTGAACACACACCAACAGATCACGACCGTTCAGGCCCCGACGCTCGTGGCGGTTCCCGCTCCATCGCAGGCGGCAACACCCGTCACAAGGCAAGTGAAACCCGCTCAGCAAACTGTTCCCGAACCGCAGTCGCCACCGAAAACTGTGCTTCAGGCAGTCAACGTTCAAGCGGTGGTTGAACAGGAACAAGTGTGGAGACCTTGGAGCCGTCGTGAATGAACTGACGCCCGAATCAAGGATATATCTTAAAAGTGCCGTGCAGTTGAACGAAAGACTtgtcaaaagaacaaaaacagttACTGTCCACATTCTTCCAGTGTATTCTGATCTTCCATTGTATTCACTCCAATCATGACTTTGAGTTTCACGCTGATTCTGAagtattcattatttttcccaTGCAAGTGAAGTATGGTTTTCTCAAAGTAATACTATGTATGGGCAGATGTATTCAAAAACTAAGTGTTCTAGAGGTGACTGTAGAGCTAAACCACTTGGTATACAACAGAGAAATCTGGTAATACATGGTATTCCTGTATGCAACATTCCAGTGCTTCCAAATGTGTTCAGGATCAATACTTGTTTCGGCTGCTGAGATGCAGTTATAAAGACAAAGATTTCTTAGATCCCACTACTCTGTGTGAGACATAACTAGCCATGTATTTATAGATTTCGAATGTACATTCCGATGTATCACATTATCACCTTCTCAAGAGTGAACTCGTGTGGTGGTTCTTTCAAGATCTTATATGAATAACTCACCAAGTTTTATTTAtcgttatttctttttatttttttttttgcagtgtgtGACAATGCTTTTCGCAACACTATCATACAAATATGCAGTGTGTCCAAACTTCTGTTTTTATTCATTATGATCTACAATACGTTGTGACTTGGTTTGCTGTGAAAACAAACTCCCAAAGTTCTGCCTTTGCCTTAACTTTACATATGAGTGCCTTACCTTACCTCCCCTGTATGGATGGGCACGCATTCTccgagaaaatgaagaaaaaatgtggATAATGTGTTAGTACAGCTATAAACCAAATCCTGACCTTTTCGTAGTGGTGCCTTACCTTTTTCCGTTCATTGAAAAGCGTCTtgtgggaagaaaaaaaaaatgttgcgagtttgtcaaaGATGTTCTCTACGTTTCGTTGAATCGAGGCGATATCTGTATGTATATCATAGATTATgagatattttcataaaatgaaaagaaacgtATAATTTTGTGTATAACCGGTCTCCTTTTCGACGTGTTACGGAGTGTCGCTTCGAGTTACTTACAGGAGTGGTGTGTGCAAGATGGCCGCGACCAGCAAATCGGCATGTGAGAGTGAATAGTAGGTGTGAGCGCTTGCtgtcctgtgtgtgtgtgtgtgtgtgtgttcgtctTCAAGTATGTGTGAGAGTGCCACAATAACTTGTGACGTCAATTCAGTGGAGCGACGAACAGATTACACTTGATACATGAAACCCtaacacgcacatacacataaacGCACACATGCCGGCACAGACCGAATAATGTGAAAGGGAAACACCGACAAAGAACTAACTGTATTGCATATTGTCAAGTCTGAGGTCGGCTGAGTGAtaaagatacaaaataaatcGGTTCATCTGAACTTAATGTTTTAATTCCGAGAACGGTTTCACGTACGATCATTACGGACGTTTCATCAGCTCGTTCTGATTTGATCCGACATGAAACCGTTCtcgaaaagaaaacaacatgtGTCCAGATGAatgattgatttaattttgtgcCTTTATTGAACGTTACCTGAATGAATCAAACTTAAAGTAATAAAACGTAGGTCCAGCTGATTTTACTTTATCCAAAACCAGTGAGATTGCAGAATGTGAAGAGCAAGAAGTATAGGCAGCAGGCGGGAAGAAGAGATGAATGTACAGGCGTGAACACTTAATTCAGAGATGAACGTGGGTCACTACAGTAACCCTTAGCTAGAAAAGTAAAACATTAACCACGAACACTGGTAACCCttggctggaaaaaaaaaaaatgaaacattaacCACGAACACTGAAAGCAAAGTGGACAGAATCTTCAAACTGACAGTAAAAGGACAGGAATGAATCTGCAAATTGTCTCCCTCATGTTGGCGTCCCCGTGGTATGAATGCGAGTAAGGACAAGAACATCCTACTTGCACATGCTCAGTACGCTGTAATAAGTTTAGTCTTGATCACCGAAGTAAAATCTGAACAAACGAACTTTCGAAGaaataacaagcaaaaacaaaaaatcaaaatgcatgaacACACAAGGCGAAGGGCAGAGATATAAACTGGGGAACGAATGCCCGGGCTGATTGTCGCACGGTGCTTTGATGTGGCAATGCATGCGTATGATGCACAGGACGTATGTACAGTTAGAACCAGCCGAGGGGACCTCTCTGCTAGAACACatcacattgatttttttttttccccgtggaatggaaaaaaacaacaacaacaaaaacagcatgAAGATGGGAtatatagtgtacatgtacccGTACTGTAATGATCTATACATGTAAGCCTATTGTGTCGCGGGAATCTATTTCAAGCTCACCGTTCATGGTTTTCCCGCCAACTTCTTTCTGATCCTGCGGCCCACAGCTGGCAAAAGATGTATACACTGGTTAGTATGTGGCCAATGGGGGCGTACTACaagaaaactaaaaacaaatgtTTCTTCGCCTTCGCAATTACGTCGCGGAGATCGCAGTCGTACAACAGTCATAGCTCTCATGTTTGATGAACAATGTCGTATCTGATCTTTGTGTAGTCGGTAAACTGTCATAAAAGCTTCactttgtataaaaaaaaacaacaacaacaactcatcAACAGATGAATAGTCGGTAGGACATGGAAGACCAGTGTATTTGGTACAGATGTGGGAACCTATTTGTGTATCTCACACTGGGTTTTAACAAATGAGTTACTAattatacgaaaaaaaaaaacatgaacatgAGATCTTGCATTCAACTGTATTTATGAGATTACCACTGAGTAACTGGGTAGAAGTAGAATAGAATAAAGATAACACAAAACAGGTGAAATAAATAGCACTCCGATGTCTCATAGTGTCGTAATAAATGATACCGAGCTGCGAATTCTCTTGGCAAGTTCTTGGACGGTAACATTGACTGCTCGACAAAGCTGTGTGGATATTTTCTAATTCAGGTAAAGCCGAATCATTGTAATCCGAAATTAGTCATCCATAACAAAGATGCACACATTTACTGGGAAAggtattatgaaaatatatgtttttaaaaaagagagagaccgcgtatatttcatggaaattgcgTGAATGACAGTAACTTACTTTGGATAGAGTGACGAAGTTTTGGCAGTACAATCcataacatttttctttctttcgctCAGTCTTTCTCAGCATACATTCTTCCCCATCTGTTCTCTTTTGACACAAACTGACATTTTTGTGGTTGGTTGAGTGATGGCGCCCTCGGAGAAAAATGATTGGCAGCAATCTGGCGTGACAGGCAAAAAAACCTTATGAGTCACTCGGTGGTCAAACCATAACCTATTTCCAACACGGTTACTTGAATGTTTTTCTCAGTATTTtgggcagaaaataaatgacaaaacGTCAGAGGCCGTCTACGCCGCCACCTCAATAATTACCTTGCCTCATGCTGGGCGCACGAGCATCATCGTGGGTCACAaggtgtttcttttctttttttttcaatgtaagtTGCACTCCccttttaaagggtgtgtacagttctggtcgaggtgtagatttagcttttaacattttgcgagatattcagaaaccactctatgagatgtcaaagagcatgcagttctaaggggtatcaaaagtttattcgatgaaaatcggttttgaaatggctgagatatgcaaaaacaaggtgaaacaaagagatcctaataaagttggggcatgtcgccttttattattagcactttttttggatatctcagccatttgaaaaccaattttcatcaaataaaggttgaatccttcttaaaattacatgctctttcatatttcataagaggtttttcattatctcacttaggaatgttcaaaacatgaatccctacctcaaccagtactgtacagtccctttaaatttctTCCTTCTTTATACATAGGTTTATAAGAGTATAAAGAATAAACTATTTGGTGATTATTAACTTTGTCATGTAATCCGTGATCTGTAATTCATTATGGCTCTCAATGCCCGAGTTTGTTGTAggaaaatacataccaatggtTTTAAAACTTAATTCTCCGTTCACGTTCATAAGTTTGCTATGGAATACTGCATGTTCCTGAAGCGTACATTTACCCGATGAAAATACTTGATTTCGAAGATTGTATCGTCATTTTGACTGTGTAATATGGTTGTagctacactgcaaaaagtccggtgttaaatagtgaacaccgagcaggtgttaaattttcggtgctcatttatggtgttaaattaacacctccgggtgtcatttccaaattttaaactgtttttttaagagtttcttagtaactgcacttcttgttgatttttaatttaaacaagacgatcaagaattttgcattaaaatactagatttttgaaaaaatgtgaaaatgaatttacaccaaagtaacaccagctggtgtggtctcttattgaagctggacgggtgttacaccactgatattaacaccaaaaaatatcaaatcaacaccatgtggtgtcatttttaaattaacaccagtacagtgtcaaaataacaccaggtacagtgtcaaattaacaccacgaagtgtcaggtgaacacttttcaacaccaacacagtgcattttcaacacctgtgggtgtggtcctttattgaagcttgatcggtgttagatttaacacccgtggtgttaaatctaacaccgatgtttttacagtgtatagaGTGTAGTAAAATAGTCCCTGTTGGTCTTGTTCATGTTGGTATTTGCGAATTGCATTGTACATGATctgcaaccttttttttttcttagtcaTTGCAAAATGTATCCAAGCTATTACAACATCATGAAGGATTGCTTGATCAATAActgcgaaaaaaaaagccagaagTCGTCTGGCCAAAGGTCATTATACTTCATTAGCTTACATGACGTGTCTCCTTTACTTTTGTCCAACACCAACCTGATAATAAATAATCACGCAAGCTCATACAACACTAGAATTAAGTAGAAACGTACCACTGTAGAATCCTCCAATAACCTCTTACCCCTCGCTGAGTGTATGAAAGATATCACACGGATTATTCGAAATTTCAGTGAAAGTGTTCAGTTTTGTCTTTCTTCACCTAATTCTATACCATCAATTAAAGGAAAGGTAGGACCCGGAGGAGGCTTGGATGAGGGTTAATAATAGGGTCACTGGCCTCGGGCAAGGACGGGCTAAGCTAGGAGAAAGAAGCCCGCTTTTAGAGGCAAGGACACGTGTGCTGAGAGTGCAAACACGGCGGCCGGTCATCGCGACTGACCGCCGTCTCTCCGGCCAAATACCAACCAAATGCCGCTAAGCAATTCAAACAACTTCGTCACGTAAAGTAGACAAGCCACAGAACATGCCACCCATTATCCGCGACACAGATGCATATTTCGTCCCCTTTCCCCTCTTTAAACCCTCTTCCTTCATCTGGGATTATTACGCTTTTTAAGATCCAATTTTTCAGTTGTTGTGCATTATTCGACCGGCAGACGGACAGGCCCTAATACTGTACGCGGGGTCAAATGGTCATTTGTTTGGTCAGGTGTCGGCGATGGCGTGGTGACCAATCTCCGACGATGTCGCCCAATTTGTTTTCCGCCGAAGTTCAATGTCACTCGGACCCGGGGTTTCAGCCTGCCCCACAGTAGCGGGAGACGGTCATTTGGTTGCCGACTCGCTTGTGCACTTTATCGGCGGGAAAGAAAATTGTTTAACCAAACTGTCGACATGTGTGTGAGTGACAGGAGGTCGGGGAGACAGTAGACACAAGCGGGaggtacagtatatatatatatatatatatatatatatatatatatatatatataatacttttTATATGTAATTATCATAGTACGCATCTCAAGCAGGTAAAAAGAAAGGGATCGAGAGCGCTATAAAGACAAGTATTCGTTGAAGGAACTCAAAGGCAATCTATTGGCCTTCCTATGATGTCCCTGTGCAGAACTGCTATACTGCTGTTGACGTAAAGCAGGTGGATAGAGAATAATTGGGTAGAGCAGTTATATCTTGAATAGGACAGAGGCAGATTTGTAAATACAGGTCTGGCACAGGGATGTACAGAACGAACTACACTCATGCCTCACATATCACTATTAGAACACAATGTCACATCACATTAAAGTTGACTTTAAAGCTGAAACATAGTACATTTGtattcatatacagtgtataaatgcTCAGGATTCATCTTTTACCAATTCGactttgcttgcaatatatcggaAAGCTGCTCTACCCAggaaacttgtctggctgacgcgatttgccttGATAATGAGTTGCTTTATGTACTATTTTGAGATTGAAAGTGTGAAACAATGTCATTCTGTATACGAACTTTTTAgagataatcttttttttttcattctgataTCTCAAAACAGATCTAGTAAGGGCTTGCGTGCATGGTTCATTG of Diadema setosum chromosome 15, eeDiaSeto1, whole genome shotgun sequence contains these proteins:
- the LOC140238820 gene encoding uncharacterized protein translates to MPVDTKPKIHEGRKSSKPLMEKRRRARINDSLSQLKSLILEATNKDSSRHSKLEKADILEMTVKHLRTVQRNHLAAPRASDPSTVSRFRQGYSECIHEVARFFTNIENMGNADMRLSLINHLANCCNPPTSSSPPATQPSPPTSPVSVSPIAPLHVGQPTVTVPSPAIAAAAVNPALQGSQPVKVQISPAGTVTTSTALTTTTNIAASPVQQQFVQHHIEAMSPTATNTVAAATPAQVVSGIPVGIPGTLPSGEITLVLPPQALAGGQLPSHFIPVYAQSLASPTISPATASGPISAESPKAYAQVHLNTHQQITTVQAPTLVAVPAPSQAATPVTRQVKPAQQTVPEPQSPPKTVLQAVNVQAVVEQEQVWRPWSRRE